The proteins below are encoded in one region of Oenanthe melanoleuca isolate GR-GAL-2019-014 chromosome 4A, OMel1.0, whole genome shotgun sequence:
- the RAB39B gene encoding ras-related protein Rab-39B, which translates to MEAIWLYQFRLIVIGDSTVGKSCLIRRFTEGRFAQISDPTVGVDFFSRLVEIEPGKRIKLQIWDTAGQERFRSITRAYYRNSVGGLLLFDITNRRSFQNVHEWLEETKVHVQPYQIVFVLVGHKCDLDTQRQVTRHEAEKLAAAYGMKYIETSARDAINVEKAFTDLTRDIYELVKRGDISIQEGWEGVKSGFVPNVVHSSEEVVKSDRRCLC; encoded by the exons ATGGAGGCGATCTGGCTGTACCAGTTCCGCCTGATTGTCATCGGCGACTCCACAGTGGGCAAGTCCTGCCTCATCCGCCGCTTCACCGAGGGGCGCTTCGCCCAGATCTCCGACCCCACCGTGGGCGTGgatttcttctccaggctggtgGAGATCGAGCCTGGCAAGAGGATCAAGCTGCAGATCTGGGACACGGCCGGGCAGGAGCGGTTCCG GTCCATCACCAGAGCCTACTACAGGAACTCGGTTGGAGGACTCCTCCTCTTTGACATTACAAACCGCAGGTCTTTCCAGAATGTCCATGAGTGGCTGGAGGAGACCAAGGTGCATGTCCAGCCATACCAGATCGTCTTTGTTCTGGTAGGTCACAAGTGTGACCTTGACACACAGCGGCAAGTGACCAGGCACGAGGCAGAAAAACTGGCGGCTGCCTATGGTATGAAGTACATTGAGACCTCAGCTCGGGATGCCATTAACGTGGAGAAGGCCTTCACTGATCTGACTCGTGATATATACGAGCTGGTGAAGAGGGGGGACATTTCAATccaggagggatgggaaggtGTAAAGAGTGGGTTTGTCCCAAATGTAGTGCACTCTTCAGAAGAAGTGGTGAAATCAGATAGACGGTGCTTGTGCTGA